DNA sequence from the Nesterenkonia lutea genome:
ACCGATGACGCGGGCGATCGCCAGCGTGACGCCCGAGGCGATGCCGGAGATCGCCGTGGGGAGGACCACCTTGAGGATCGTCCGCCATTTGCGCACTCCCAGGGCGTAGGAGGCCTCGCGCAGCTCATTGGGCACCACGCGCAGGATCTCTTCTGTGGTGCGCACCACCACCGGGACCATGAGCACCGAGAGCGCGATGGCGGCGGTGACCCCCAGCGTGGAGCGCTGGGTGGAGAGCAGTCCGGTCAGGCCGCTGAAGACCGAGAGGAACCACGCCATGGCGGCACCGGCGAAGAGCCCGGCCACGATGGAGGGGATGCCCGTCATCACGTCGACGAAGAAGGTGATCGCTCGAGAGAGCGGACCGCCACGCGAGTATTCCACCAGGTAGATGGACGTCATCAGCCCGATCGGCACTGAGATGAAGGTGGCGGCGAGCGTGATCAACAGCGAACCGATCATCGCGTGGCGGATGCCTCCGAGCACCGGTTCACCCTCGGTCTGGGATCCCTCGTCAACGAGGCCCGTGACGCCCTGCATGTCCGAACTCAGGAACCCCGGCTCCATCAGGCCCTGGATGCCGACCGAGGCGACCGACCAGATCACCGAGATCAGCGGAAGGATCGCCAATGTGAAGGCCAGATAGATCAGGTTGGTCCACAGCGCATCAGTGGCCCTGCGCCGGTTCACCCGGGTGCGGGTGACGATGTAGCTGCTGGCCACATAGATCACGGCGGTGAAGATGAACCAGGTGGCGAGGTTGAATCCCAGCAGCGCCGAGAGTGCCGCGCCGAGCACCACGGCGGCGGCGAGCAGGGCCATCCACAGCCACGACGGGAGCACGTTCTGCGTGAGCGAGCTCCGGCGCGGAGTGGGCTCGCTGAGCTGCGGCGGACCTGCGGGTCCCTGGACAGAGGTGGGAGTGGGCGTCTGTGTCATCAGTTGGCTCCCGAGAATTCCTTGTGGCGGCTGACGATCCAGCGTGCTGTCATGTTCACCAGCAGAGTGATCACAAAGAGGACCAGGCCGATGGCGATGAGCTGGGCCTGGCGCTCCGACCCAGGTGGAGCCTCGGGGAAGCCGAGGGCGATCTCCGCGGGGATGGTGCTGTTGCCGTTGGAGATCAGCGAGGCGGTGAGCATGCCCGGGGAGAGCACGAGCGCCACTGCCATGGTCTCGCCGAGCGCGCGGCCCAGTCCGAGCATGATCCCGGAGATGATGCCGGCCCGGGCGAACGGGAAGACCGACATCTTGATCATCTCCCACCGGGTGGCGCCCAGCGCGAGGGCGGCCTCTTCATGCAGCTTCGGCGTCTGGATGAAGATCTCTCTACAGACCGAGGTGATGATCGGCAGGATCATCACGCCCAGCACGATTCCAGCCGTGAAGATGGTCCGACCGGTCTGCGAGGGGTCACCGGCGAAGAACGGGATGAAACCGAGGTTCTCATGCAGCCAGTTGTACACCGGGATCAGCTCTGGTCCGAGGAAGCTCATGCCCCACGCGCCGTAGACCACTGAAGGGATCGCGGCCAGGAGGTCGATCACGTAGCCGATGGACTTGGACCACCGCGGGGGCGCGAAATGGGAGATGTACAGCGCGACCCCGACCGCCACCGGGGCGGCCAGCACAAGCGCGATGAGGGAGGCTATGAGCGTGCCGATCACCAGCGGATAGGCGTAGTCGAAGAACGCACCGACGATCCATCCGCCCTGTTCCTCCTGATAGACCGCATCCCGGGAGTTTGCCGCCAGGAACAGGACCACAAAGATCAGGGTCAGCAGGATGATCACGCCGGCGGACACCGTCAGCGCGGAGAAGACGCGGTCTCCTGCGACTCCCCGTTTATCGGACTGAGTCAGTGAGCTGCTCACCTGGTCTGCCTCTCAAATCTCGGTCGATAGTGCTGGGTAAAGCATGTACGGACGTCGGACGGTCGAAGTCTGAACTGCGACCCGACCTGCCCGACGTCCGCATCATTCATGCGTTGCAGTACTCGCTCAAGCTCACTCTGCGACGGTGATGGCGGAGAGGGACTCCATGGCCCCGTCACGCAGCTCGTCTGAGATGGGCGCGTTTCCTGCGGCGGCTTCGGCAGTCGCCTGGCCATCCTCGGAGAGGACATACTCGCCGAAGGCGACAGCCAGATCGGCAGTCTCCTGCTCGGGATACTCGTTGCAGAAGATGTGGTAGCTCACCAGGACGATCGGGTAGGCGCCGGACTCTTCGGTCCTGCGGTCCAGCTCGAAGGCCATGTTGTTCGAAGCCTGTCCCTCCACAGCGGAGGATGAGGCGACGGCCTGGGAGGCGGCTTCCGGCGAGTACTCGACGTACTCCTCGCCGACCTGGACGGCGACCGTGTTGAGGTCACCGATCTGGGAGGCATCGGCATAGGTGATGGCACCGTCGGTCTCTGAAGTCAGACCGACCACGCCCGAGGTCTGCTGAGCGGACTCGGCGGCGATCTCACCGGGCCACTCGCCGGAGACTTCGTAGTCCCAGACATCCGAGGCCGTGGCCAGGTAGTCCACGAAGTTCTCGGTGGTGCCTGAGTCGTCGGCGCGGTGCACGACCGAGATCGGAGTGGACGGCAGCTCCATGTCCTCGTTGTGCTCCGCGATGGCCTCGTCGTCCCAGCTGGTGATCTCACCGGCGAAGATCGAGGCGATGGTGTCGGCGTCGAGGTTCAGGGTCTCGTCGATGCCTTCGACGTTGAACGCCACGGCGACCGGAGAGATGTAGGACGGAACGTGGAAGGCGCCCTCAGTGCCGCAGATCTCTTTGGAGGACTCCCACTCGTCATCGCTCATCGCCGCGTCAGAACCGGCGAAATCGTACTCGCCGCCGAGGAAGCCGTCGCGACCGCCGCCGGATCCGACGGAGGCGTAGTTGACCTGCGCGTCGGGTGCGACCGAGGTGAAGCCGTCGGTCCAGGCAGTCATGGCAGCCTCCTGTGAGGAGGCACCGCCACCCACGAGGGTGCCCGCAACCTCGCTGCTCGCGCTGTCGCCGCCGTCGGCATTGCCCTCCGCCGCCGGGGTGTTGGACTCGCCGCAGGCCACGAGGGCCAGGGATGACACGGACAGGATGGCCGCTGCGCGACCGAAGTTCTTCATCTTCACGTTTACATGCCTCTCTAAGGTTTCATCGGGCGACATTGGCGCCGTTTGAAGGAGTCTGTGCGGCCTGCCGGGGGTGCGTCCGGCGAACCTCGATTCACATTAGGCAGTGCAGATGACACTGCGACCCTCCCAAAGTGTCGGGCGCTCCCATGTTGGGTGAACGCTTGGTGAACGACCACGCCGTCGGCGTGACGGATGTGCCGAGCAGGGCACCGGTGTCCGCACTGTGAGCCGACTCGTATCCCTGGGGAGCCCTGCGGAATAGACTCTTGGGGTGACATCTGAGCGCACCCCCTCCTCCCCACTGGCCCGTGCGCGCCGTTTCGCGAAGCGACGTGCCCGGGTCGGTCTTCGCAGGGCCCGGCGCTCAGTGGTCCCTGCACTGCAGATGACTGTCGCCGGGGTGGGTGCCTATACCGTGGCTGAACGGGTCGTCGGCCACGATGCCCCGCTCTTCGCCGCCATCGCGGCCCTCATCGCGCTGGGGTTCTCCAAAGAGCCGCGGATGCGCAAGGTCCTCGAGGTCAGTGTGGGCTGCACCCTGGGCATCCTCATCGGCGATCTGCTGCTGCACCTGCTGGGCGCGAACCTGGCCACGGCAGCTGTGGTGCTGTTCCTCTCGATCATGCTGGCCCGCTTCCTGGACTCGGGCCCGGTTCTGGCCATGCAGATGGGGCTGCAGGCGCTGCTCGTGGTCCTGATCCCGCCGCCGGAGGGCGGAGCGCTGGGGCCCTTCACGCGCAGCCTCGACGCCATCATCGGCGGAGCGGTGGCCCTGGTCATCACGCTGCTGACCCCGAAGGATCCTCGCCGGGAGCCCATCGCGGAGCTCAAGAGCGTGGTGGACGCGATGACCGCCTCCTTCCGCGATGTCGCGGAGGCCGTGCGCAGCTCAGACTCCCGCCAGGCGTGGCATTCGCTCATCCGCTGCCGCGGCCTGCAGCCGCAGATCGATGAGCTGCGCAGCGCGGTGAGCTCGGCCAAGGAGCTCACCAGCTTCTCCCCCGCCTACCGCAAGCACCGCCACTACGTCCGGCATATGGGGGAGGTGGCGGATCATGTCGACCTCTCGGTGCGCAGCATGCGAGTGGTGGCCCGGCGGATCATCAGCACCGTGGACAACGCCTCCCTCAGCGACGCCGGAGTCGAGAACCTCTCCGCCGTGCTGGACGAGTTCGCCGACGCCTCACTGCTGCTGTCCCAGGCAGTCTCGGAACCAGGTTCGGCGTACTCGCAGCGGATGGAGACGGCCCAGGAGGCGCTCGCCTCGCTTGCCCAGCAGCTGCACCCGAAGTGGCTG
Encoded proteins:
- the pstA gene encoding phosphate ABC transporter permease PstA, giving the protein MTQTPTPTSVQGPAGPPQLSEPTPRRSSLTQNVLPSWLWMALLAAAVVLGAALSALLGFNLATWFIFTAVIYVASSYIVTRTRVNRRRATDALWTNLIYLAFTLAILPLISVIWSVASVGIQGLMEPGFLSSDMQGVTGLVDEGSQTEGEPVLGGIRHAMIGSLLITLAATFISVPIGLMTSIYLVEYSRGGPLSRAITFFVDVMTGIPSIVAGLFAGAAMAWFLSVFSGLTGLLSTQRSTLGVTAAIALSVLMVPVVVRTTEEILRVVPNELREASYALGVRKWRTILKVVLPTAISGIASGVTLAIARVIGETAPILVTAGFVVNTNWNLFQGWMTALPVYIFRQFQNPTSPNFSDPSEQRAWAAALVLILIVMGLNLFARLIATLFAPKQAGR
- a CDS encoding FUSC family protein, giving the protein MTSERTPSSPLARARRFAKRRARVGLRRARRSVVPALQMTVAGVGAYTVAERVVGHDAPLFAAIAALIALGFSKEPRMRKVLEVSVGCTLGILIGDLLLHLLGANLATAAVVLFLSIMLARFLDSGPVLAMQMGLQALLVVLIPPPEGGALGPFTRSLDAIIGGAVALVITLLTPKDPRREPIAELKSVVDAMTASFRDVAEAVRSSDSRQAWHSLIRCRGLQPQIDELRSAVSSAKELTSFSPAYRKHRHYVRHMGEVADHVDLSVRSMRVVARRIISTVDNASLSDAGVENLSAVLDEFADASLLLSQAVSEPGSAYSQRMETAQEALASLAQQLHPKWLGIVTLEGETVVLLLRTLVVDLLQAAGASHEDARDQLPEL
- the pstC gene encoding phosphate ABC transporter permease subunit PstC gives rise to the protein MSSSLTQSDKRGVAGDRVFSALTVSAGVIILLTLIFVVLFLAANSRDAVYQEEQGGWIVGAFFDYAYPLVIGTLIASLIALVLAAPVAVGVALYISHFAPPRWSKSIGYVIDLLAAIPSVVYGAWGMSFLGPELIPVYNWLHENLGFIPFFAGDPSQTGRTIFTAGIVLGVMILPIITSVCREIFIQTPKLHEEAALALGATRWEMIKMSVFPFARAGIISGIMLGLGRALGETMAVALVLSPGMLTASLISNGNSTIPAEIALGFPEAPPGSERQAQLIAIGLVLFVITLLVNMTARWIVSRHKEFSGAN
- the pstS gene encoding phosphate ABC transporter substrate-binding protein PstS — protein: MKMKNFGRAAAILSVSSLALVACGESNTPAAEGNADGGDSASSEVAGTLVGGGASSQEAAMTAWTDGFTSVAPDAQVNYASVGSGGGRDGFLGGEYDFAGSDAAMSDDEWESSKEICGTEGAFHVPSYISPVAVAFNVEGIDETLNLDADTIASIFAGEITSWDDEAIAEHNEDMELPSTPISVVHRADDSGTTENFVDYLATASDVWDYEVSGEWPGEIAAESAQQTSGVVGLTSETDGAITYADASQIGDLNTVAVQVGEEYVEYSPEAASQAVASSSAVEGQASNNMAFELDRRTEESGAYPIVLVSYHIFCNEYPEQETADLAVAFGEYVLSEDGQATAEAAAGNAPISDELRDGAMESLSAITVAE